ctcctcctcctcctccccttctcttctcctttttggcAGCACCAGGACGTCCGGTGTGGTGGTGGCAGcgagcagcaaaagcagcaagagCTCCTTTTGATTCCCCCCCGTTCCAAGGTGCTTTGGAGAGACCCGGTTCAAAGCTGAGCGGCAGAAGTCACGATGAGTGCACAAGGTGAGGGACCCGGTCAGCCTTCCACTGCTGCCCAGGAGCAACCTGCAACCGCAGAGCCTCAGAAGAGAGGACGAGGCAGACCCAGGAAGCAACCACAAGTCAGTATTCGCGTAGAGGCGTAGAGCCGCAGATCTGTAGTGTTGTAGGCATGTAACCATGTACGTATTGGTGCAGGCGGCCGGGGACGGGGCGCGGGGGCTcccggcggggcgggcagcgcccggcggcggctcggggcgggcggcggggccgcggagCCCGCCCGGGGCTTTCGCTATTGTGCGGGCGGCGAGCCGGGGCTTTTCAATGGGGACGGGGAACATGGAGCGGCGAGGCTCCGACCAACCAGCGCTCGCTGGCTCCTTTCAAGCTGGGTTTGAAATTGCGAAAGCGGCGAGCGGGAGAAACGGGGCTCGCCCGGGCTCCCTCCTCTGCGAGCCCTCGCAacgtctgtgtgtgtgtgtgtgagcgaGTGtgagcctgtgtgtgtgtgtgtgtgtgtgtgcgcgcgcgctgtgtgtgtgctgtgtgcGTGTGTCGGGTCCCACCGGGGCTGCTGCCGCCTCCGAGCTTGACCAGCCCAGCCCCTGACTGCCCCTAGATCCTGGGGttgggggagaggagggtgtCTAGAAAGTCGCATagggttggctttttttttttttttccttttttttttttttccccctcttttttttttttttttttttcctggcgttccccccttccccacctcctccctcaCCCCCGTCATCGTCTGCAGAGAGGTGCCCCCGTTGCCGACGGAGGTGGGGGAGGCAGCCGGAGGGGGCTTGCCCTGCATTTGCAACACCTTTTGCCTCGGCTGCGCCGCTTTCCCAGGCAGGTCGAGGCGCGGGGACGGCGCCCGGCTCCCCCCAGGGCCCCGAAGGGGACTCGCAGGGCTCCTCTCTGACTCGCCAGACCTCAATCCGCACTAAGGTTGCCAGATTCGCGCATTATCCCCCCCGCCTCCCCGTCCCGTCCcttcccatcccaccccatcccttcccatccctcccGTGTGCCGCTGTCGCATCGCCCGGCACAGCCGCTCCCGGCTCTCGGGGCTCCtcgggggctgcccggggctcTCCGCGGCCCTTTCCCTGCTTCGGAAGTCGCGGCTGGAAGGAGTAGGGCCGCCCGGGGAGCCGCTTTTAAAAGCCAAGCTTCCGCGGAGCTTTAAAACCTCTCGCCCCATTCATTCAGCATCAGCTCCAAGTCCCGAGATCCCGCCAGGGGCTTCGGGGGCACCTAGCGAGCCGAAGAGCCGAGCCCCGGCCCGGGGGCAAGCCGGTGCCGAGCCCGCGGTGTGCTCCAGCAAATTACACAGAAAGtaaaacttattattattattttttaaattattcttactTTTGGGAAAGCCGTGCGAGCGGAGCCCCTGCTTTTCCCGCTCTGCCCTCAGTGCCACTCGCTCACCGCCCGCGGCTCCGTGCCCAGAATCAGCCCGGcaccctttccctcccctcttcccccccccgctttttaaaaaaaaattttttcccttctcccccctccacccctttttttttttttttctctcttttttttttattttaatgtatggCAGAGAAAGCAAGCCGCGTCTCCTTAGCCGTGCTCAGCCCAGCTGTGCAGTGCCTGAgcccctctgcagcctccccagcctgAGCCTGCACCCTGAGTCTCCCCGGGAGTGGAAAAGCTGAAGGGTTTTAAGTTGGTCTAAGTTAACAAACCGCATTGAATTAAATTTGCCACCTCCCGTAGTCCGAGGGAAATGTATGGTATTGAAGGCTTGAAGAGTTTTACAGTATTTGTGATTCgctgaataaatatttggagTCCGAGCTTGTAGTAATTCATAGGCATTTTTAAGGACTGGTTGTTTGCTGTCTGCCAGAGGAGCTAGTTAGCAAAACTTCGAAAACAATAATTGCTTCTGCCCAGtcattttagatttttgttgttgttgttattgtttcagatattttacatcctcagggttttttttggcTTGCTAGTGCTCCATTTCAAGAAACATTAGCGTTTGCATTTTACTCGGATCAATTCTGTTTGCAATAGGTGTGAATGTAACGCAGAGctcagaactgcagaaaaaatcCCCCTAAATTATTTGTACCTTTGAGAGAGAAGATAGTCTTAAGCTTACTTTCTACTTTTCCAGTAGTTAGCAttgttttgtgttatttttttcaaaagtgtgTGCTAGTAACTGCATATGATAATTGTATCTTGTtataataaaatgcaatttacatTAAATGGATAACtgtattaattttcaaataatcaTTCTTGCATGAGGGAAACCATAGccatcttatttttaaaatgtggtttctGCTATAACTAACTTGCCAGAGTATGtagattttattcttctttttttttttttggtgcaatTACAAGGAAAGTTAAACTCTTATTAtgtaaaatgcatgtttttcttcactttgagttctttaatttttcatgttgcattttaaatattgttgcatttatttatactgTTAATTCATGTACTTTAAGTAACTGCTCAGTTGTAGTTTATCATTGAGTTCTTCTTGGTTAGCTGTAGCTTCTTGCCACAATAGcatgttttcctgtatttagGAACCAACTGGTGAACCATCTCCTAAAAGACCAAGAGGAAGACccaaaggaagcaaaaacaaGAGTCCCTCTAAAGCGGCCCAGAAGGTGAGATTACTAAAGAGAGAGTTCCTAATGTTTTTTCACCAATTGGTAGCAAAAGAGCCAGTCATTTAGGCTGTAAACTGTGGGGCTGGGACCCTTTTAATAATGGCAGCTACATCATAGAGcatgtattttgcatttgtaagATAGGAAATAACATGCTGCAGGATGACCCTAGGCACAGAACCCATAAGGGCAGCTTGCTTTTTGAATAGCATACAGATTAGTGGAATAACATAGAGCATTTGATGCATTTACTGAGATCTCCTGTACCTAGTAAGGAGATCAATATTAGGGGTATTATTTGCTTGATGGAGGTTTTTGAAAGAGGAAGATTAATTTCTTACCTATTTGCAGACGTTACTACTACAGACCAAATATGTGTATTAAAGCTAAGTGTTTTGTCAAACAGGttaattagaagaaaatccAATTATGTGTTGATGGAAATAAGTGCATATATTGAAATTTACAGCTTTAAAGTGTGATGGTAAAGTAAACTGTGAGCTACAGTAAAAGCCT
The nucleotide sequence above comes from Oxyura jamaicensis isolate SHBP4307 breed ruddy duck chromosome 1, BPBGC_Ojam_1.0, whole genome shotgun sequence. Encoded proteins:
- the HMGA2 gene encoding high mobility group protein HMGI-C isoform X1, with product MSAQGEGPGQPSTAAQEQPATAEPQKRGRGRPRKQPQEPTGEPSPKRPRGRPKGSKNKSPSKAAQKKAEATGEKRPRGRPRKWPQQVVQKKPAQEETEETSSQESAEED
- the HMGA2 gene encoding high mobility group protein HMGI-C isoform X3; this translates as MSAQGEGPGQPSTAAQEQPATAEPQKRGRGRPRKQPQEPTGEPSPKRPRGRPKGSKNKSPSKAAQKKAEATGEKRPRGRPRKWHSGEGKKISLLVLNA
- the HMGA2 gene encoding high mobility group protein HMGI-C isoform X2, which produces MSAQGEGPGQPSTAAQEQPATAEPQKRGRGRPRKQPQEPTGEPSPKRPRGRPKGSKNKSPSKAAQKKAEATGEKRPRGRPRKWPQQVVQKKPAQGRMVATA